ttttttcttttttctcccttttttacAAAAACCAGGTGCAGTTACTCACAGCTGTACATATTCTGCTACAGACTTTGGTGTAAAGTTGAGATGTCTGACTCAGTAACCCTCCACCAGCTCCGGTACGTGCagttattttggggtttttttcttggagtttggttggtttttttggaggaaaaccACACAGGAGGCGAGTTGGAGGTGGCCTTACCCTGGGCGTTAGTTCGAAGCCCCCCAGCCCTTTCCAGCGCCCCCCCCACCAATGCAAAGGGGGGGATGCTCCAAGCGCCACGGGGGCGGACGCTGCGCCCAGGtcttggggtgcagggggaaggggcagagctgcccccgCACAGATCCGCACCCGGGGCAGCGCTGAACCCCGGAGCAGGCGCCGGCGCGGGTCCGGTGGCACCGGGGGCAGGGTCGCAGTCGTTTTTCTGAGCCAAACCACTTTCCCTAAACGCAGTTTCGAAGAGCTCGCTGCTTCTGCCGTCGCTGGGTAATTAGCGCACGAGGTCGGTCCCATCTCCTGGGCACGCAGCGAAGCCACGCAGGGCCGACACCGCTTGCCCGGCACGTTCcccttatttctcttttgaacagaaaagggcaaaaatctcaaaactttcttattttgatgggaaaaaattaaatcatttccCATGAGACCCCCAATTCGTCTCTCCTCGCCCCAGCGCGGCCGTTCGGAGGGATGCGATGCCAACCGCGCACCCCAGAACAGCCGGGTACCAACCGCCTCCGCTCCatccttctctcccctctctgtACTATCCACATCTGCAAACCAGGCAGTTCTCACCTGAACCCtaagcattattattattattatttttgaccAGATTaaaatcaaaaattaaaaaataatccataaaAATGTCGTATAAAAATTCTCTCCCATATGCTACAATACAGGGTGAGCGCTTCTGCTacacaaatacttttatttcccattatgtctttttttttttttttaaaccctttaGTACAAAACGCCGAAACGCAGGCCTGTGCGGGGAGGGGTTTGCTTCATCGGAACCTATATACCAGAAGACACAAGACCATATAGCCCACAGGACCCTACCAAAGCCAGCCCCTTCcccccaccacacacaaacCCTACTTGTTAgtaaactttgcttttaaaaaaactgtattttaaaggttATCAATTCTAATTCTTTACTTTCATTTGAATACAAAACACATAAGTTGCTATTATCTTTCGTGGCTCCCTGAGCTGAATTTACTATGCTTTCTTTGAAATCACTCCTCATTGCTTCTGTCCGAAGACCAAGAAGGGCTTGCGCAGACGATCCCGCAGCGTGGGCTTCCCCTTTTCTTCAAACATAcgagcacaaaaaaaaaaaaaaaatccatatataaaaaaaggtGATTGTGTTGCTGATGTCCCGTCAGTAGCTGAGGATCCGACCGAGTCCCCCGCGGTCCCAGCAGCGTCCCACCATCACTAACACACCGAACAACGCACGGGTACGACAGTAGGAACAACTTTCACCAGTGGACATCTTTGCTCAGCCTGGTTACGCGCTGCACGGCAAAGTCACGTCCCAACGGACGCTTCGGGGGGGGgtaaggaacaaaaaaaaaaaaaaaaaaaaaaattgccaccACCAAAACCATCAGTGGAATACAATTACAGCAGACGAAAAATACACAACTAGTGTACCGGGAGGGGTCCCCCACCCTTCCAATGCTATTTACTAGTCcgttatttacatttttcacaagTCTTATGCAggatgcacaaaaaaaaaaaaagtcacaataaaaaataagtcCTTTATAGTGCCACCAAAGCGTAGACGGAAAGaaccagaaaaccaaaaaaaaaaaaaatccaaaataaaacccaaaaccctaaaaccaaacaaaaattcGTTTAGGGCTTCAATGTGTGCCATATTTGCAGACCTCCAAATAAATCCGTGTGTGTTGTACGCCGGGCCCTTGAGGCAGAGCCCCGCCGGAGCGTGCCGGTCCGTGGCCGAGCCCCGGGGGCCACCCCACGGCAgcccccccgagcccccggcCGCTCCACGCCGGCCACCCGAGTCCTGCCACTGCCGGTGCTGGGAGTTGCCAGCCCTGCCATAAAATCCGCGGTTAGTAGATGACCTCATAGACTGTGGCCTTCTTGTCACCAGAGCCCGTGACGATGTACTTGTCATCCGCTGAAATGTCGCAACTCAAGACGGACGAGGATTCCTTGGACTGGAAaaggagccgggggggggggaagaaaaaccaTCACTTTGGTTTCCCGACGAGGCTGCCGCAGCCGCCTTTCACCGAGCGGCGTCCGTGCCGGCGGCATCCCCCCATCCCACACGCTGGGTAGCGATCCGGCCACCCCAAAAGgacttcccccctccccagggctggcagcccccCGAGGTGATGCCGAGAGGGGGTCCGGGTGCAGcccacccccccggccctgcccaaGAGGCAGCGTCCCACCTGGAAGATGCTCGCTCCGTAGGGCGTCCTCCAGGCGTTGAGCAGGTTGTCTTTTCCAGTACTCACAAACCATTTACCTGTGCCGGGAAAGACGGCGTCAGCCGCCGAAAGCTGCCGCTgctgacccccccccaccccgcggcCGGCAGCACCGAAGCCCCCGGCCAGGCCCTGTGACcgtcctctccctgccccccggAGACTTTTGGGTGTTTACCCTCAGAAATGGGAGATTTTGGTTGGAGAAATTGGAAAATGTGGAGATTTTCCAGAGATGCtggccccagcccctctcccaaCGGGACGCGCCCCAGGCTGCGCAGCGCTCGCACGCGGGCAGGCGGCCTTCACCTCCCGCCACGCGCCGTGGCAGAGCGGGAGGACCGGTCACAGGGATAATCCTCATCTCCACCGTCCGTGGGACGAATCCTGCCGGAAGCCTCCGTGCTCAGCCCCCTCCGCCGCCCCGCGCATCCCTCCTTGATGCGGTCCTCGTGCGCATCGCCAGCTGCCACCGGAGGAGCCAAGTTCAGGGTCAGAGCCGCTTACCGCAGTAGGCGAACTTGAGGGAGAGGACGCAGCTCTCGTGGAGGTGCAGCTGGTACTTGTCGGGCTTCGTGTGGTGCAGCACTTCCACGTTGCTGCTCTCCATGCCCACCGCGAGCCACTCGCCCGTCGGGCAGTACCCCAGCGAGAagatctgggggggggggggaaacaggaGCGCTCAGGGGGGGTTTGCACccgccagctctgcctgcagccccctgcccgcACAGCACCCGTCACCTCCGCGTCCCCAGCAATTCCCCACGGCGGGGAGAGACGCCCATCAGCCGGGCACGAGCCGAGCCGGGGGTGATTTCCATAACGCGATGGCTTTGCCCGCAGCGCTGGCAGGGCGGCCAGCaattcagaagagaaacagcCCGACAGGCGGGGAAGGACGCAGCCCGGTCCTCTTAAATCACCAAGCGTCCCCAGCCGCTGAAACGCGGGCGCAGCAAAGCTGGGAGCTGGCGGACGGCGTCTGTCCCTGCGGCACGGCCGAGGGGGCTGCGCCTCCTGCCCTGGCCGAGGCACCCCGGCTGCAACGCAGCCTCTTCCATGGAGAGCACGTCTGTCTTTGGACAGAAAGTACCTTCCTGGCGTTCTCCAGGAGAGGAAAACTTGGTGTGGAAGGCAGCAAGACTAAATAAACTCTAAGCCATGGCTACTCGTGGGCTGGAAACCGCGGTGGCACGGCTTCTGGATGCCCGGCTCCGTGATGGCGAGTGCTAATGCAGCGGAAAGTCCCGACCGCCAGCGCCGTGGGGTCAGCAGCTGGGACGGAGCGGAGCCCTCTGCCACGCTGCCGCCTTTCCGGACCCTGATCGCCCAACTCCAGTGTCGGCAGCGGTGGAGGCTGCtgggcagccctgaggaggCACGGCAGGGTTTGGAGAGCAGCGGCTGCGCGAGACCTGCCAACGCCGGGCGGCTCCAGCCCCACGAGACTGCTGCGCTCGCTAAGAGGACACGaggtcccagctctgccccgtCGAACAAGGGCTCTGGGGGGGTCTGCAGGAGGCGGCGGGTGGCTAGGCCCTGCAGCCATCCCACCTGCAGGGCACCCAGAGCCAGCCTGTAACGCCCACGGGCATCCCGAGGGAAACGCTGCTTGCTTAACGCAGCCTAGTCTTGCAGCGGATGAAAAAGCGATGAAAGACGACCTGAAACAAGAGCCAGGGAGCCCCCGCAGCTCCTACTGCCTGGAACGCTCCTGCGTTACACCTGAAGCACTGGGGACAGCCGTGCCGGGTGTTTTCCCAGCAGGAAGAGCCCACGGCCACGCGTGAGCCGGTGGGACAAACCCCTGCACGGGGTCTCCGCGAGGAGCTGCGCAACGAGGCCAGGACGCTCCCCCCGCTCCCGGGGCCAAGGGCACCCCGTGCTCACCTGGGAGGTGAAGtcgtgctgctggagctgcctccCTTCCCGCAGGTCCCAGGAGCGCACGGTGTTATCCAGACCCCCCGTCCACAACTTCGTACCGTCGTGCGAGATATCTATGCAGCTGGCACCGTCTGTGTGGCCTTGGAATTGCCTTTAAACACCAAAGCACAATGCAAACCTTCAAGGGGAGCACTAGCAAAAAGCACGCAGGTCATTTCAAGCCGCATTTATGAGGCCTCCCCACACCAAGCACGCCTGCAAACCCAGCCGGGGAGCACCCTCCACCGAGGCACACCAGCCCGGCCGAGCCTGCTGGGCTCCTCACAGGCAAAGCATCCCCATGGCGCTCCGGTCACCATCCCCAAGGTCCTCGCACCCAAACGCGGCCAGAAAGACCCGGATCACGGAGAAGAGCAACCCCCGGTGCTCCCGGCCCCGTGCGGCAGCGGCTCGCTCACCTGACGAGCGTCTGGTTGTGCAGGTCCCAGACGGCGATGTTGCCGTCgctgcagcaggagaagcagacTTTGGCGTCGGGGCTGATGGCCAGGGCGTAGCAGGCGGGGGCGGAGGAGGTCAGCTCGGCCTTGATGCGCGGCGTGGGGGAAGCCAGGTCCCAGATGGTGAGCGTGCTCGCCTCCCCTCCCACGATCAGCGTGCGGCCGTCGGGAAGGAGTTTGCAGGAGCGGATGTAGTTATCTCTGTTCTGGAGGGGACAGAGACGTTAGCGGGAGGGCAGAGAATGATTCGCCGGGTTGGAGGTGGGGGAAAGCAGGGGAGGTACGTGCTTGGGGACCAGGAGCGATCCGCTGCGGCTTGCTCACGCGTCAGGACGCTCCAGCTCCCGTGCGAGGCAGCGCTGCCCCGAGCCCCCTTACCAGGCAGTCCAGCTGGGAGATGGGGCTCTTGCTGCCCGGCTGGCTGATATCCCAGATCTTCACGCACCCCTTGCCGCCGGTGTAGACGTGCCTGGTGGGGTTGCTGATGGTGACGGCGCACACCACCTCCCCGTGGCTCAGCGTGTTGATCTGCCGGGCGTGCCGCGGGATGCCGGGACCCGCCAGGGCGTCGTGGGGAAAGGGGACCGGCTGCATCTGCCCGTCGGCGCTCACGTGGAAGGAGTAGGCTCTGCCGGAGGAGAGCAAAcggggggctcagccccggaGGCAGGGGTTTGCTGCAAacccagcctgggggggggggtgggggtgggtggtgTCGCAACCCGGCTGCCGGGTCGTGCCTTGCTGGGGGCCGGAGACCACCGCTGCTCTCCAGGGGCTCGGCGGGACCCAGCCCCGGGTGAAGCCCCACGCTCACCTCCACCCCGGGCACACCCATCCCCACCCGGCGCACAAAAAGACCAAGAGGGGCTTACGGCTTCCCTCCGGGGATGGACGCCAGGCTCGAGGGCAGGCCGGGGGCTCTCATGGGCGGGTGCGGGTCGAAACCAACCTGCCGAGAGACACGCGCGCGTGTAAGGCCAGGCACGAGCTGGGCACACGAGCAAACAGCTTCCCGTCCGCGCGCCTGGGCAGGTGTGGGGGCACTCGGCAGctccctcttctctttgctgctcAATAGCGAACACtaatggttattttttttttcccctagcagaaaggggaagggctggggaaTTACCCAAAGGTTTCTGGTCTGCAAGGACCAGCGTGGGACACGCTCACCCTCCCCGTGCTGCTCCCGAGGCCCCAGGGACAGGAGCAGCTCAGCCATGCCCAGCACTCCGGCTGCAGAAACCCCTGTTCTCTGCATTAACGGCAGCCTTCTGCTTCttgttttccctgtatttttcccttaaaacaCGCGATTGTGTGTTTAGCAAGAGTAAGAGGAAGGGGGCTGCACAGCGGGTACTTCCCACGCGTGGGGCGGGGAAGGATAAACCCCCACGTAACGGCACACGCGCATCACCCCGCCGGGAGGGATCTCCACGCCCAGCACCCTTCAACAGCGGCCGATTCAAAACACAGCCGGCGATGAGCCTCCACAGCTGACACAGGGAAGTCCTCCCCCCTACACCCCCCTGGGACCCTCCCCACACCCACCACCCCACCGGCAGCGAGAAAAGGAGCTAAAAAGTGCTACGTACAGCTCCAAAGCTCACCATTGGCGACCGGCCGtaggcggcggcggcggcggcagcggcgctCATCTGCGGGGGGATGTTGTGGAGCCCCGCGTAGGCGCCGGGGCTGGTGAGCGAGCCGTTCATCTCGTGGTGCCCCATCATGGCGAAGGGAGCCGCGTAGGAGCCCGCGATGGAGATGGGCGTCCGCAGGGCTGAGGCTGCGGGAGGGTTGGGGACACGGTCAG
This is a stretch of genomic DNA from Balearica regulorum gibbericeps isolate bBalReg1 chromosome 12, bBalReg1.pri, whole genome shotgun sequence. It encodes these proteins:
- the TLE3 gene encoding transducin-like enhancer protein 3 isoform X7, producing the protein MYPQGRHPAPHQPGQPGFKFTVAESCDRIKDEFQFLQAQYHSLKVEYDKLANEKTEMQRHYVMYYEMSYGLNIEMHKQTEIAKRLNTILAQIMPFLSQEHQQQVAQAVERAKQVTMTELNAIIGQQLQAQHLSHAAHGPPVQLPPHPSGLQPPGIPPVTGSSSGLLALGALGSQAHLAVKDEKNHHDLDHRERDSSANNSVSPSESLRASEKHRSSTDYSIDSKKRKAEEKDSMSRYDSDGDKSDDLVVDVSNEDPATPRVSPAHSPPENGIDKARGLKKGDAPNSPASVASSSSTPSSKTKDLGHNDKSSTPGLKSNTPTPRNDAPTPGTSSTPGLRPMPGKPTGMDPLASALRTPISIAGSYAAPFAMMGHHEMNGSLTSPGAYAGLHNIPPQMSAAAAAAAAYGRSPMVSFGAVGFDPHPPMRAPGLPSSLASIPGGKPAYSFHVSADGQMQPVPFPHDALAGPGIPRHARQINTLSHGEVVCAVTISNPTRHVYTGGKGCVKIWDISQPGSKSPISQLDCLNRDNYIRSCKLLPDGRTLIVGGEASTLTIWDLASPTPRIKAELTSSAPACYALAISPDAKVCFSCCSDGNIAVWDLHNQTLVRQFQGHTDGASCIDISHDGTKLWTGGLDNTVRSWDLREGRQLQQHDFTSQIFSLGYCPTGEWLAVGMESSNVEVLHHTKPDKYQLHLHESCVLSLKFAYCGKWFVSTGKDNLLNAWRTPYGASIFQSKESSSVLSCDISADDKYIVTGSGDKKATVYEKRGSPRCGIVCASPSWSSDRSNEE
- the TLE3 gene encoding transducin-like enhancer protein 3 isoform X6; translation: MYPQGRHPAPHQPGQPGFKFTVAESCDRIKDEFQFLQAQYHSLKVEYDKLANEKTEMQRHYVMYYEMSYGLNIEMHKQTEIAKRLNTILAQIMPFLSQEHQQQVAQAVERAKQVTMTELNAIIGQQQLQAQHLSHAAHGPPVQLPPHPSGLQPPGIPPVTGSSSGLLALGALGSQAHLAVKDEKNHHDLDHRERDSSANNSVSPSESLRASEKHRSSTDYSIDSKKRKAEEKDSMSRYDSDGDKSDDLVVDVSNEDPATPRVSPAHSPPENGIDKARGLKKGDAPNSPASVASSSSTPSSKTKDLGHNDKSSTPGLKSNTPTPRNDAPTPGTSSTPGLRPMPGKPTGMDPLASALRTPISIAGSYAAPFAMMGHHEMNGSLTSPGAYAGLHNIPPQMSAAAAAAAAYGRSPMVSFGAVGFDPHPPMRAPGLPSSLASIPGGKPAYSFHVSADGQMQPVPFPHDALAGPGIPRHARQINTLSHGEVVCAVTISNPTRHVYTGGKGCVKIWDISQPGSKSPISQLDCLNRDNYIRSCKLLPDGRTLIVGGEASTLTIWDLASPTPRIKAELTSSAPACYALAISPDAKVCFSCCSDGNIAVWDLHNQTLVRQFQGHTDGASCIDISHDGTKLWTGGLDNTVRSWDLREGRQLQQHDFTSQIFSLGYCPTGEWLAVGMESSNVEVLHHTKPDKYQLHLHESCVLSLKFAYCGKWFVSTGKDNLLNAWRTPYGASIFQSKESSSVLSCDISADDKYIVTGSGDKKATVYEKRGSPRCGIVCASPSWSSDRSNEE
- the TLE3 gene encoding transducin-like enhancer protein 3 isoform X3 gives rise to the protein MYPQGRHPAPHQPGQPGFKFTVAESCDRIKDEFQFLQAQYHSLKVEYDKLANEKTEMQRHYVMYYEMSYGLNIEMHKQTEIAKRLNTILAQIMPFLSQEHQQQVAQAVERAKQVTMTELNAIIGVRGLPNLPLTQQQLQAQHLSHAAHGPPVQLPPHPSGLQPPGIPPVTGSSSGLLALGALGSQAHLAVKDEKNHHDLDHRERDSSANNSVSPSESLRASEKHRSSTDYSIDSKKRKAEEKDSMSRYDSDGDKSDDLVVDVSNEDPATPRVSPAHSPPENGIDKARGLKKGDAPNSPASVASSSSTPSSKTKDLGHNDKSSTPGLKSNTPTPRNDAPTPGTSSTPGLRPMPGKPTGMDPLASALRTPISIAGSYAAPFAMMGHHEMNGSLTSPGAYAGLHNIPPQMSAAAAAAAAYGRSPMVSFGAVGFDPHPPMRAPGLPSSLASIPGGKPAYSFHVSADGQMQPVPFPHDALAGPGIPRHARQINTLSHGEVVCAVTISNPTRHVYTGGKGCVKIWDISQPGSKSPISQLDCLNRDNYIRSCKLLPDGRTLIVGGEASTLTIWDLASPTPRIKAELTSSAPACYALAISPDAKVCFSCCSDGNIAVWDLHNQTLVRQFQGHTDGASCIDISHDGTKLWTGGLDNTVRSWDLREGRQLQQHDFTSQIFSLGYCPTGEWLAVGMESSNVEVLHHTKPDKYQLHLHESCVLSLKFAYCGKWFVSTGKDNLLNAWRTPYGASIFQSKESSSVLSCDISADDKYIVTGSGDKKATVYEKRGSPRCGIVCASPSWSSDRSNEE
- the TLE3 gene encoding transducin-like enhancer protein 3 isoform X4, whose amino-acid sequence is MYPQGRHPAPHQPGQPGFKFTVAESCDRIKDEFQFLQAQYHSLKVEYDKLANEKTEMQRHYVMYYEMSYGLNIEMHKQTEIAKRLNTILAQIMPFLSQEHQQQVAQAVERAKQVTMTELNAIIGVRGLPNLPLTQQLQAQHLSHAAHGPPVQLPPHPSGLQPPGIPPVTGSSSGLLALGALGSQAHLAVKDEKNHHDLDHRERDSSANNSVSPSESLRASEKHRSSTDYSIDSKKRKAEEKDSMSRYDSDGDKSDDLVVDVSNEDPATPRVSPAHSPPENGIDKARGLKKGDAPNSPASVASSSSTPSSKTKDLGHNDKSSTPGLKSNTPTPRNDAPTPGTSSTPGLRPMPGKPTGMDPLASALRTPISIAGSYAAPFAMMGHHEMNGSLTSPGAYAGLHNIPPQMSAAAAAAAAYGRSPMVSFGAVGFDPHPPMRAPGLPSSLASIPGGKPAYSFHVSADGQMQPVPFPHDALAGPGIPRHARQINTLSHGEVVCAVTISNPTRHVYTGGKGCVKIWDISQPGSKSPISQLDCLNRDNYIRSCKLLPDGRTLIVGGEASTLTIWDLASPTPRIKAELTSSAPACYALAISPDAKVCFSCCSDGNIAVWDLHNQTLVRQFQGHTDGASCIDISHDGTKLWTGGLDNTVRSWDLREGRQLQQHDFTSQIFSLGYCPTGEWLAVGMESSNVEVLHHTKPDKYQLHLHESCVLSLKFAYCGKWFVSTGKDNLLNAWRTPYGASIFQSKESSSVLSCDISADDKYIVTGSGDKKATVYEKRGSPRCGIVCASPSWSSDRSNEE
- the TLE3 gene encoding transducin-like enhancer protein 3 isoform X5; the encoded protein is MYPQGRHPAPHQPGQPGFKFTVAESCDRIKDEFQFLQAQYHSLKVEYDKLANEKTEMQRHYVMYYEMSYGLNIEMHKQTEIAKRLNTILAQIMPFLSQEHQQQVAQAVERAKQVTMTELNAIIGVRGLPNLPLTQQQLQAQHLSHAAHGPPVQLPPHPSGLQPPGIPPVTGSSSGLLALGALGSQAHLAVKDEKNHHDLDHRERDSSANNSVSPSESLRASEKHRSSTDYSIDSKKRKAEEKDSMSRYDSDGDKSDDLVVDVSNEDPATPRVSPAHSPPENGIDKARGLKKGDAPNSPASVASSSSTPSSKTKDLGHNDKSSTPGLKSNTPTPRNDAPTPGTSSTPGLRPMPGKPTGMDPLASALRTPISIAGSYAAPFAMMGHHEMNGSLTSPGAYAGLHNIPPQMSAAAAAAAAYGRSPMVGFDPHPPMRAPGLPSSLASIPGGKPAYSFHVSADGQMQPVPFPHDALAGPGIPRHARQINTLSHGEVVCAVTISNPTRHVYTGGKGCVKIWDISQPGSKSPISQLDCLNRDNYIRSCKLLPDGRTLIVGGEASTLTIWDLASPTPRIKAELTSSAPACYALAISPDAKVCFSCCSDGNIAVWDLHNQTLVRQFQGHTDGASCIDISHDGTKLWTGGLDNTVRSWDLREGRQLQQHDFTSQIFSLGYCPTGEWLAVGMESSNVEVLHHTKPDKYQLHLHESCVLSLKFAYCGKWFVSTGKDNLLNAWRTPYGASIFQSKESSSVLSCDISADDKYIVTGSGDKKATVYEKRGSPRCGIVCASPSWSSDRSNEE
- the TLE3 gene encoding transducin-like enhancer protein 3 isoform X1, with amino-acid sequence MYPQGRHPAPHQPGQPGFKFTVAESCDRIKDEFQFLQAQYHSLKVEYDKLANEKTEMQRHYVMYYEMSYGLNIEMHKQTEIAKRLNTILAQIMPFLSQEHQQQVAQAVERAKQVTMTELNAIIGVRGLPNLPLTQQQLQAQHLSHAAHGPPVQLPPHPSGLQPPGIPPVTGSSSGLLALGALGSQAHLAVKDEKNHHDLDHRERDSSANNSVSPSESLRASEKHRSSTDYSIDSKKRKAEEKDSMSRYDSDGDKSDDLVVDVSNEDPATPRVSPAHSPPENGIDKARGLKKGDAPNSPASVASSSSTPSSKTKDLGHVRPSLCRGGRAPPVLAGSGGLSSRGCGCRRLNLIRSFFGPFSIQNDKSSTPGLKSNTPTPRNDAPTPGTSSTPGLRPMPGKPTGMDPLASALRTPISIAGSYAAPFAMMGHHEMNGSLTSPGAYAGLHNIPPQMSAAAAAAAAYGRSPMVGFDPHPPMRAPGLPSSLASIPGGKPAYSFHVSADGQMQPVPFPHDALAGPGIPRHARQINTLSHGEVVCAVTISNPTRHVYTGGKGCVKIWDISQPGSKSPISQLDCLNRDNYIRSCKLLPDGRTLIVGGEASTLTIWDLASPTPRIKAELTSSAPACYALAISPDAKVCFSCCSDGNIAVWDLHNQTLVRQFQGHTDGASCIDISHDGTKLWTGGLDNTVRSWDLREGRQLQQHDFTSQIFSLGYCPTGEWLAVGMESSNVEVLHHTKPDKYQLHLHESCVLSLKFAYCGKWFVSTGKDNLLNAWRTPYGASIFQSKESSSVLSCDISADDKYIVTGSGDKKATVYEVIY
- the TLE3 gene encoding transducin-like enhancer protein 3 isoform X12, which encodes MYPQGRHPAPHQPGQPGFKFTVAESCDRIKDEFQFLQAQYHSLKVEYDKLANEKTEMQRHYVMYYEMSYGLNIEMHKQTEIAKRLNTILAQIMPFLSQEHQQQVAQAVERAKQVTMTELNAIIGQQLQAQHLSHAAHGPPVQLPPHPSGLQPPGIPPVTGSSSGLLALGALGSQAHLAVKDEKNHHDLDHRERDSSANNSVSPSESLRASEKHRSSTDYSIDSKKRKAEEKDSMSRYDSDGDKSDDLVVDVSNEDPATPRVSPAHSPPENGIDKARGLKKGDAPNSPASVASSSSTPSSKTKDLGHNDKSSTPGLKSNTPTPRNDAPTPGTSSTPGLRPMPGKPTGMDPLASALRTPISIAGSYAAPFAMMGHHEMNGSLTSPGAYAGLHNIPPQMSAAAAAAAAYGRSPMVGFDPHPPMRAPGLPSSLASIPGGKPAYSFHVSADGQMQPVPFPHDALAGPGIPRHARQINTLSHGEVVCAVTISNPTRHVYTGGKGCVKIWDISQPGSKSPISQLDCLNRDNYIRSCKLLPDGRTLIVGGEASTLTIWDLASPTPRIKAELTSSAPACYALAISPDAKVCFSCCSDGNIAVWDLHNQTLVRQFQGHTDGASCIDISHDGTKLWTGGLDNTVRSWDLREGRQLQQHDFTSQIFSLGYCPTGEWLAVGMESSNVEVLHHTKPDKYQLHLHESCVLSLKFAYCGKWFVSTGKDNLLNAWRTPYGASIFQSKESSSVLSCDISADDKYIVTGSGDKKATVYEVIY
- the TLE3 gene encoding transducin-like enhancer protein 3 isoform X2, yielding MYPQGRHPAPHQPGQPGFKFTVAESCDRIKDEFQFLQAQYHSLKVEYDKLANEKTEMQRHYVMYYEMSYGLNIEMHKQTEIAKRLNTILAQIMPFLSQEHQQQVAQAVERAKQVTMTELNAIIGQQLQAQHLSHAAHGPPVQLPPHPSGLQPPGIPPVTGSSSGLLALGALGSQAHLAVKDEKNHHDLDHRERDSSANNSVSPSESLRASEKHRSSTDYSIDSKKRKAEEKDSMSRYDSDGDKSDDLVVDVSNEDPATPRVSPAHSPPENGIDKARGLKKGDAPNSPASVASSSSTPSSKTKDLGHVRPSLCRGGRAPPVLAGSGGLSSRGCGCRRLNLIRSFFGPFSIQNDKSSTPGLKSNTPTPRNDAPTPGTSSTPGLRPMPGKPTGMDPLASALRTPISIAGSYAAPFAMMGHHEMNGSLTSPGAYAGLHNIPPQMSAAAAAAAAYGRSPMVGFDPHPPMRAPGLPSSLASIPGGKPAYSFHVSADGQMQPVPFPHDALAGPGIPRHARQINTLSHGEVVCAVTISNPTRHVYTGGKGCVKIWDISQPGSKSPISQLDCLNRDNYIRSCKLLPDGRTLIVGGEASTLTIWDLASPTPRIKAELTSSAPACYALAISPDAKVCFSCCSDGNIAVWDLHNQTLVRQFQGHTDGASCIDISHDGTKLWTGGLDNTVRSWDLREGRQLQQHDFTSQIFSLGYCPTGEWLAVGMESSNVEVLHHTKPDKYQLHLHESCVLSLKFAYCGKWFVSTGKDNLLNAWRTPYGASIFQSKESSSVLSCDISADDKYIVTGSGDKKATVYEVIY
- the TLE3 gene encoding transducin-like enhancer protein 3 isoform X9, with amino-acid sequence MYPQGRHPAPHQPGQPGFKFTVAESCDRIKDEFQFLQAQYHSLKVEYDKLANEKTEMQRHYVMYYEMSYGLNIEMHKQTEIAKRLNTILAQIMPFLSQEHQQQVAQAVERAKQVTMTELNAIIGVRGLPNLPLTQQQLQAQHLSHAAHGPPVQLPPHPSGLQPPGIPPVTGSSSGLLALGALGSQAHLAVKDEKNHHDLDHRERDSSANNSVSPSESLRASEKHRSSTDYSIDSKKRKAEEKDSMSRYDSDGDKSDDLVVDVSNEDPATPRVSPAHSPPENGIDKARGLKKGDAPNSPASVASSSSTPSSKTKDLGHNDKSSTPGLKSNTPTPRNDAPTPGTSSTPGLRPMPGKPTGMDPLASALRTPISIAGSYAAPFAMMGHHEMNGSLTSPGAYAGLHNIPPQMSAAAAAAAAYGRSPMVGFDPHPPMRAPGLPSSLASIPGGKPAYSFHVSADGQMQPVPFPHDALAGPGIPRHARQINTLSHGEVVCAVTISNPTRHVYTGGKGCVKIWDISQPGSKSPISQLDCLNRDNYIRSCKLLPDGRTLIVGGEASTLTIWDLASPTPRIKAELTSSAPACYALAISPDAKVCFSCCSDGNIAVWDLHNQTLVRQFQGHTDGASCIDISHDGTKLWTGGLDNTVRSWDLREGRQLQQHDFTSQIFSLGYCPTGEWLAVGMESSNVEVLHHTKPDKYQLHLHESCVLSLKFAYCGKWFVSTGKDNLLNAWRTPYGASIFQSKESSSVLSCDISADDKYIVTGSGDKKATVYEVIY
- the TLE3 gene encoding transducin-like enhancer protein 3 isoform X8, producing the protein MYPQGRHPAPHQPGQPGFKFTVAESCDRIKDEFQFLQAQYHSLKVEYDKLANEKTEMQRHYVMYYEMSYGLNIEMHKQTEIAKRLNTILAQIMPFLSQEHQQQVAQAVERAKQVTMTELNAIIGVRGLPNLPLTQQQLQAQHLSHAAHGPPVQLPPHPSGLQPPGIPPVTGSSSGLLALGALGSQAHLAVKDEKNHHDLDHRERDSSANNSVSPSESLRASEKHRSSTDYSIDSKKRKAEEKDSMSRYDSDGDKSDDLVVDVSNEDPATPRVSPAHSPPENGIDKARGLKKGDAPNSPASVASSSSTPSSKTKDLGHNDKSSTPGLKSNTPTPRNDAPTPGTSSTPGLRPMPGKPTGMDPLASALRTPISIAGSYAAPFAMMGHHEMNGSLTSPGAYAGLHNIPPQMSAAAAAAAAYGRSPMVSFGAVGFDPHPPMRAPGLPSSLASIPGGKPAYSFHVSADGQMQPVPFPHDALAGPGIPRHARQINTLSHGEVVCAVTISNPTRHVYTGGKGCVKIWDISQPGSKSPISQLDCLNRDNYIRSCKLLPDGRTLIVGGEASTLTIWDLASPTPRIKAELTSSAPACYALAISPDAKVCFSCCSDGNIAVWDLHNQTLVRQFQGHTDGASCIDISHDGTKLWTGGLDNTVRSWDLREGRQLQQHDFTSQIFSLGYCPTGEWLAVGMESSNVEVLHHTKPDKYQLHLHESCVLSLKFAYCGKWFVSTGKDNLLNAWRTPYGASIFQSKESSSVLSCDISADDKYIVTGSGDKKATVYEVIY